Proteins found in one Agaribacterium sp. ZY112 genomic segment:
- a CDS encoding ABC transporter permease has translation MNLLGNLYYSLRLFYKNLSTSVIAVLVLAIGLSMALTMFSMANMMMWDTPKFANKGDLVSVDWHRQVQEGDYRNLRGIAIDDYEAMKRDSTIFDELVAFHYLSYAVHRPDGSDNVARYQAGRVSGNFFTMIGQDAILGRIATEDDVTSGEDVVVIGYTLWQNEFEGSDDAIGSTLLLDGTVHTIIGVMPEGFRFPFAQELWKPYDWRWEKDPTQESTFLATIFGTLKEGVSMEQAKADLDAIARQQQTLKPEKNKYHSQVKVQDFSKIIVDDELSAILFILIIGSLFVLLIACANVSNLLLARISKRQFELNMRKVLGAKRREIILQVLMDALVIASVGTFFSFLMAAWAGRYIWTILSDNYSEIPYWWDMSVDLNVFSYGIAIMLFSVLISSLSPLLKIASKYNADALKDNARTTSGMSASKTGKVLVTSQISLTLVLLIIALMFASLTKDQMDRKLPYDEASVLMNTLYISHEAGFEQADSVIAFYDNAERNIRAIPGIKEVSFVHGMNEFELIRDLDVEGRGLSSDKDKIQTNANIVTEAFFQTLGATPLQGRFFNKSDNASSRPVTVVNQAFVDEYFPDGNVLGKRIRVRQPGNNWEPQNRLKDEWTPWLTIVGVTSPVTSTKGYQAAKELGRIAPYVEIYISNRQWVSRVMHVYVTAEGSVATYAPQVNKAIAKLSTKLAPMDVYRTLEDLFEERDLFVVIITNFILSFAFVALLMASAGLYGIASFTAQQKKREYGIHMALGAGPKNIVWLVLKTMRWQLLIGLSIGLALADMLGRLMEQALSNGPVTNVGYDLPVLSFYVFCTALVLAVLALAMLLPAWRSSQMNPNLALNASV, from the coding sequence ATGAATTTATTAGGAAATTTATATTATAGCTTGCGCTTATTTTACAAAAATTTAAGTACAAGCGTGATTGCCGTTTTAGTCTTAGCTATTGGCCTTTCCATGGCTTTAACCATGTTTAGCATGGCTAATATGATGATGTGGGACACGCCTAAATTTGCCAATAAAGGTGACTTAGTGAGTGTGGATTGGCATCGACAAGTCCAAGAAGGGGACTATCGTAATTTACGTGGCATTGCTATTGATGATTATGAAGCGATGAAGCGAGACAGCACGATCTTTGATGAATTAGTGGCTTTTCATTATTTGAGCTACGCGGTACACAGACCCGACGGCAGCGATAATGTAGCCCGTTATCAGGCAGGCCGAGTCAGCGGTAATTTTTTTACTATGATAGGCCAAGATGCGATTCTCGGCCGTATTGCCACAGAAGACGATGTCACCTCGGGTGAGGATGTTGTGGTTATTGGTTACACCCTTTGGCAGAACGAGTTTGAAGGCAGTGACGATGCTATTGGTAGTACTCTATTGCTTGATGGCACGGTGCACACCATTATTGGAGTTATGCCCGAGGGTTTTCGTTTTCCTTTTGCTCAAGAGCTTTGGAAACCTTACGACTGGCGTTGGGAAAAAGATCCTACTCAAGAAAGTACCTTTTTAGCGACTATCTTTGGAACATTAAAAGAGGGCGTGAGTATGGAACAGGCCAAGGCCGATCTTGATGCTATTGCCCGTCAGCAGCAAACTCTTAAACCGGAAAAGAATAAATATCACAGTCAGGTTAAGGTTCAAGATTTTTCAAAAATCATTGTTGATGATGAACTCAGCGCGATCTTATTTATTTTAATTATTGGTTCCTTGTTTGTGTTATTGATCGCTTGCGCCAATGTTAGCAATCTTCTGTTGGCGCGTATCAGTAAGCGCCAGTTTGAGTTGAATATGCGTAAGGTGCTTGGTGCAAAGCGTCGTGAAATTATTCTACAAGTGCTTATGGACGCACTGGTAATTGCATCAGTGGGAACCTTTTTTTCATTTTTAATGGCTGCATGGGCTGGTCGTTATATTTGGACGATTCTGTCTGATAATTATAGCGAGATTCCGTATTGGTGGGATATGAGTGTAGACCTCAATGTTTTTTCTTACGGTATTGCAATTATGTTGTTTTCCGTACTGATCTCTAGCCTTTCACCACTATTGAAAATCGCCTCTAAATACAATGCAGATGCACTTAAAGACAATGCAAGAACAACAAGTGGAATGAGTGCTAGCAAGACAGGTAAGGTGTTGGTAACTAGCCAAATTTCCCTTACCTTAGTTTTACTTATCATTGCTTTAATGTTTGCAAGTTTAACTAAAGATCAAATGGATAGAAAACTGCCTTATGATGAAGCGTCAGTATTAATGAATACTCTTTACATAAGTCACGAAGCAGGTTTTGAGCAAGCCGATAGCGTTATTGCTTTTTACGATAATGCCGAGCGTAATATTCGCGCTATCCCAGGTATTAAAGAGGTCTCTTTTGTTCATGGCATGAACGAATTTGAGCTTATCCGCGATTTAGATGTTGAGGGACGTGGTCTAAGTTCGGATAAAGATAAAATTCAAACTAATGCCAATATTGTCACAGAAGCGTTTTTTCAAACCTTAGGCGCCACCCCTTTGCAGGGGCGTTTCTTTAATAAGTCGGATAACGCAAGCAGTAGACCTGTTACCGTTGTTAACCAGGCCTTTGTAGACGAGTACTTTCCCGACGGTAATGTGTTAGGCAAACGTATTCGTGTTCGCCAGCCGGGGAATAACTGGGAGCCACAAAATAGGCTTAAAGATGAGTGGACACCCTGGTTGACCATTGTTGGTGTCACCTCTCCGGTGACCTCAACTAAAGGTTATCAAGCGGCAAAAGAACTTGGTCGTATTGCTCCTTATGTTGAGATCTATATAAGCAATAGGCAGTGGGTAAGCCGAGTGATGCATGTCTATGTTACCGCTGAAGGATCGGTGGCAACTTATGCTCCTCAGGTTAATAAGGCGATTGCTAAGTTAAGTACTAAGCTTGCGCCTATGGATGTATATCGAACGCTTGAAGATTTGTTTGAAGAGCGTGATTTATTTGTGGTTATTATTACTAACTTTATTTTAAGTTTTGCCTTTGTCGCTTTGCTTATGGCTTCGGCTGGTCTTTATGGTATTGCGTCCTTTACTGCTCAGCAGAAAAAGCGCGAATATGGCATACATATGGCATTGGGAGCAGGACCTAAAAACATCGTTTGGTTGGTGTTAAAAACTATGCGCTGGCAGTTACTTATTGGTTTGAGTATTGGTTTGGCTTTGGCTGATATGCTTGGGCGTTTGATGGAGCAAGCTCTGTCTAATGGACCGGTTACTAATGTTGGTTATGATCTCCCTGTTTTGTCCTTTTATGTATTTTGCACGGCTTTGGTTCTAGCTGTTCTTGCTCTAGCCATGCTTTTACCTGCTTGGCGCTCATCTCAGATGAATCCTAATTTAGCACTTAATGCGTCAGTTTAG
- a CDS encoding TolC family protein, translated as MTKVCAEELDSSSEASASITIVTSVKPEQEVSSVFSTALESGLKPTALKRKVIALELKQAIDLALANNYQLQFSSLEPELAKQALDLARAVHEPEFFASYSQSQGRTQAAIVDLPKGSEQEVAATGLRGQSSLGTRWNLGVDATAFDASVPSAQGSGYFTSVEVVQPLLKGAGRAAANSDVRLAKNGEKISRLQLEQALMHIVVDVVFAYVDVYAAEQSLVIAKQNRDLAKQTLDEERERHRLGRAASSDLYRPDATYALRQDAVIRAEQNLRFRENRLKALISNEQQDLLTYSIDVGQLPRFKHQMFDAASDFEQALKMRPDFRIAELQKNNSQVELDRDKRNRLPQLDLVLRYQGSGLSGDADFSSAYDNYRANGQDGHYLGVNFSVPITNKRGRSQTKLSEIKLSQSRIELKRFEQQILLDLDTSAFQVENERLRVEAAKRSVLLAEQTLKAEEEKMAVGRSTSFYVLDLQSRLAAAQSQHLSAEASYLKSVAEYFRQNGSILKTYGIEVASL; from the coding sequence ATGACAAAGGTGTGTGCAGAAGAGTTAGATTCAAGCTCTGAAGCGAGTGCGTCAATTACCATTGTTACAAGTGTAAAGCCTGAGCAGGAGGTAAGCTCCGTATTTAGTACAGCGCTAGAATCAGGGCTTAAACCAACAGCGTTAAAGCGTAAAGTAATAGCGCTGGAATTAAAACAAGCTATTGATTTAGCTTTAGCGAATAACTACCAACTACAGTTCTCTTCATTAGAACCTGAGCTTGCAAAACAAGCCTTAGATTTAGCCCGAGCTGTACATGAGCCTGAATTTTTTGCCTCTTATAGTCAGAGCCAGGGGCGTACACAGGCAGCAATTGTCGATTTACCTAAAGGCAGCGAGCAAGAGGTTGCAGCGACAGGTTTAAGGGGGCAGTCTTCACTGGGAACCCGTTGGAATTTAGGCGTGGATGCAACAGCCTTTGATGCCAGTGTACCCAGTGCGCAAGGCTCAGGCTATTTTACTTCTGTTGAAGTTGTTCAACCTTTGCTGAAGGGCGCTGGTAGGGCAGCGGCTAACTCCGATGTTCGTTTAGCTAAAAATGGAGAAAAAATTAGCCGTTTACAGCTAGAGCAAGCACTGATGCACATAGTTGTTGATGTTGTTTTTGCTTATGTCGATGTCTATGCGGCAGAACAGTCGCTAGTGATTGCAAAGCAGAATCGAGATCTAGCAAAGCAGACCTTAGATGAAGAACGTGAGCGCCATCGTTTAGGTCGGGCTGCTTCTTCCGACTTGTATCGCCCGGATGCTACTTATGCGCTTAGGCAAGATGCGGTTATTCGAGCTGAGCAGAACTTACGTTTTCGAGAAAACCGTCTTAAGGCTTTAATCTCAAATGAGCAGCAAGACTTATTAACTTACAGCATCGATGTTGGTCAGCTTCCTCGTTTTAAGCATCAAATGTTTGATGCTGCGTCTGATTTTGAGCAAGCTTTAAAGATGCGCCCTGATTTTCGTATTGCCGAATTACAAAAAAACAATAGTCAAGTTGAGCTGGATAGGGATAAACGCAACCGCTTACCACAATTAGATCTGGTTCTACGTTATCAGGGCAGTGGTTTAAGTGGTGATGCTGACTTTTCTTCAGCTTATGATAATTATCGAGCTAATGGCCAAGATGGGCACTATCTTGGTGTTAATTTTTCGGTGCCAATAACCAATAAAAGGGGCCGTTCACAAACTAAGCTAAGTGAAATTAAGCTCTCTCAATCACGTATTGAGTTAAAGCGTTTTGAGCAACAGATATTATTAGATTTAGATACTTCGGCATTTCAAGTTGAAAATGAACGCTTGCGTGTAGAAGCGGCTAAGCGTTCAGTGCTGCTAGCTGAACAAACCTTAAAAGCAGAAGAAGAAAAAATGGCAGTAGGACGATCTACCAGTTTTTACGTACTTGATTTACAGAGTCGTTTAGCTGCAGCGCAAAGCCAACACCTAAGTGCCGAGGCGAGCTACCTTAAATCAGTTGCTGAATACTTTCGTCAAAACGGTTCTATTTTAAAAACTTATGGCATAGAAGTGGCTTCTCTATAA
- a CDS encoding ABC transporter ATP-binding protein: MTTPLIQLNDITKVYYTDDIETHALSGVSFDIHKGEFLSIAGPSGCGKSTLLSIMGLLDSPTGGRYQLNGHDVSELGTADQTRIRNQEIGFIFQSFNLIADMTVAENVELPLIYSGMAKAKRKERVQEVLERVQMAHRNKHLPNQLSGGQQQRVAIARALAGKPSVLLADEPTGNLDSSNGEKAMELLSELHDGGATIVMVTHDDRYNSHASRVVHLFDGHVVDENGSINDDHSLLSEIRA, translated from the coding sequence ATGACAACACCACTTATTCAATTAAATGACATTACTAAAGTGTATTACACCGATGATATTGAAACACATGCACTCAGTGGCGTGAGTTTTGATATCCATAAAGGTGAATTCCTTTCTATTGCAGGGCCTTCTGGCTGTGGTAAGTCGACTCTGCTCTCCATTATGGGCTTGTTGGATTCGCCCACTGGGGGGCGTTATCAATTAAATGGCCATGATGTCAGTGAGCTGGGTACTGCGGATCAAACTCGGATACGCAATCAAGAAATTGGTTTTATCTTCCAAAGTTTTAATTTGATTGCCGATATGACTGTTGCAGAAAATGTAGAGCTTCCACTTATTTATAGTGGTATGGCTAAAGCTAAGCGTAAAGAGCGAGTGCAAGAAGTTCTTGAACGTGTACAAATGGCTCATCGTAATAAACACCTTCCCAATCAATTAAGTGGTGGTCAGCAGCAGCGTGTTGCTATTGCTCGGGCTTTAGCGGGAAAACCATCAGTGCTATTGGCAGATGAGCCAACCGGTAACCTCGACTCAAGTAATGGTGAAAAAGCGATGGAGTTATTATCGGAGTTGCACGATGGTGGCGCGACCATTGTTATGGTGACTCACGATGACCGATATAACAGCCATGCCTCGCGTGTTGTTCATCTCTTTGATGGTCACGTTGTTGATGAGAACGGCTCTATCAATGACGATCATTCTCTTTTAAGCGAAATTCGAGCTTAA
- a CDS encoding HlyD family secretion protein produces MDVRRPELARKNRLKKRAMMGAGAFAFVAVCAFLIMHRPGPYQVDQELVFRGIVNHGEMKHELHGVGTLEPEQIRWISARSAGRVERVLVLPGAQVSADTVIMELSNPELSQQKQNAELQLLTDEANFLVRKAELQSSLLQSQSSLSRTESEFKQTELDASIDQQLFERGLESEQAKQRSALKLQRLKAELALEKQRYELAEKSIAAQLHAQESLLEQSRARLALLQEQADALSVKAGFDGLLQQQTLKEGQQVSIGQSLAQVVNPNKLRAEIKVSEHQAKRLTLGLKAGVDTRSGIVKGFVHRIDPNVVDGMVAVDIKISEDLPKGIRPNSSIEASIEIQRINNVVYVDRPIYARAESHIKVFRFIPGSDVAEQVKVLFGRTSINTIEVVDGLKPGDEIILSDTTDWSAHSSIRVN; encoded by the coding sequence ATGGATGTACGTCGGCCTGAACTGGCTAGAAAAAACCGACTTAAAAAGCGTGCAATGATGGGCGCGGGGGCCTTTGCTTTTGTTGCGGTCTGTGCCTTTTTAATAATGCACAGACCGGGGCCTTATCAAGTCGATCAAGAACTGGTCTTTCGCGGCATCGTAAATCACGGTGAAATGAAACATGAATTACATGGTGTCGGTACCCTAGAACCCGAGCAAATTCGCTGGATCTCTGCACGCAGTGCCGGCCGAGTTGAGCGGGTGTTAGTACTGCCTGGCGCTCAAGTAAGCGCCGATACCGTGATCATGGAATTAAGTAATCCAGAACTGAGCCAGCAAAAGCAAAATGCAGAACTGCAGCTACTGACCGACGAAGCGAATTTTTTAGTTCGTAAGGCCGAGTTACAAAGTTCTTTGCTTCAGAGTCAATCCTCACTAAGCCGAACTGAATCAGAGTTTAAACAGACTGAGCTTGATGCAAGTATTGACCAGCAATTGTTTGAACGCGGTTTAGAGTCCGAGCAAGCTAAACAGCGTTCGGCGCTAAAACTTCAGCGTCTTAAGGCCGAGTTGGCTCTAGAGAAGCAGCGCTATGAACTGGCCGAAAAAAGTATTGCGGCCCAGCTTCATGCGCAAGAGAGCCTGCTTGAGCAAAGCCGCGCTAGGCTGGCCCTATTGCAAGAGCAGGCAGACGCGCTTTCTGTGAAAGCGGGTTTTGATGGCCTATTACAGCAGCAAACTTTAAAAGAAGGGCAGCAAGTCAGTATTGGCCAAAGCTTGGCGCAAGTGGTGAATCCAAATAAATTACGTGCTGAAATTAAGGTTTCTGAACATCAAGCCAAACGCTTAACACTGGGTTTAAAAGCGGGAGTTGATACGCGCAGTGGCATTGTTAAAGGCTTTGTGCATCGTATAGATCCAAATGTTGTTGATGGCATGGTTGCAGTAGACATTAAGATAAGTGAAGACCTACCTAAAGGCATACGCCCTAATTCCAGCATAGAAGCCAGCATAGAAATTCAACGTATTAACAATGTTGTTTATGTCGATCGCCCTATCTATGCACGTGCAGAGAGCCATATCAAAGTCTTTCGCTTTATTCCTGGAAGTGATGTTGCAGAACAAGTGAAAGTACTTTTTGGTCGTACATCGATCAATACCATCGAGGTAGTAGATGGGCTTAAACCAGGTGATGAAATTATTTTATCTGACACCACAGATTGGTCGGCCCACTCAAGCATTCGAGTTAATTAA
- a CDS encoding DUF3302 domain-containing protein, producing the protein MLDYFALGLLIFVFITLFYGVIVIHDIPYEIAKKRNHPQQDAIHVAGWVSLFTLHVLWPFLWIWATLYREDRGWGFTDGAQGGSGIEAQLKQAQEQISSLNERLQDIEQQAQQGGQG; encoded by the coding sequence ATGCTCGATTACTTCGCCCTAGGCTTACTCATTTTTGTTTTTATTACCTTGTTTTATGGGGTCATTGTTATTCACGACATCCCTTACGAAATCGCCAAAAAACGCAATCACCCGCAGCAAGACGCCATACATGTTGCCGGCTGGGTAAGTTTATTTACTTTACATGTGCTTTGGCCCTTTTTGTGGATCTGGGCCACTTTGTATCGAGAGGACAGAGGCTGGGGCTTTACGGACGGCGCACAAGGCGGCTCGGGTATCGAGGCTCAACTTAAACAAGCTCAAGAGCAAATTAGCTCTCTCAATGAGCGCCTTCAAGATATTGAGCAACAAGCTCAACAAGGAGGGCAGGGCTAA
- a CDS encoding HlyD family secretion protein, protein MDILLVLTYVALATVVFKVFKIPLNKWTLPTAGLGGLFLIGAIIVIMNYNHPYSETSREYFASTPIIPAVRGRVVEVNVQANEKVKQGDVLFRIDPAPFQDKVSSLEGRLVAANADQERAQELVRRKVGTQRDLDQAKALVSQLEGELGVARYNLEQCVVRAPTDGWVTQQFLHPGMMAVPMPLRPVMVFIHDEHYQYVGWFRQNSTLRLKPGYEAEVAFDAIPGSVFSAKVKAVLPVMAQGELQAGGHLLSSERETHPGRVPVILEIDDPEFIALYDQVPGGSFGQSAIYSDHFEHLSVIRKVLLRMNAWMNYLFPFH, encoded by the coding sequence ATGGATATCTTATTGGTATTAACCTATGTCGCGCTTGCCACCGTTGTATTTAAAGTATTTAAGATCCCTTTAAATAAGTGGACCTTGCCAACCGCAGGTTTAGGTGGGTTATTTTTGATCGGTGCCATCATCGTGATAATGAACTACAACCATCCCTATTCAGAAACAAGCCGTGAGTACTTTGCTTCAACCCCAATTATCCCTGCGGTAAGAGGGCGAGTGGTTGAGGTTAACGTGCAAGCTAATGAAAAGGTTAAACAAGGGGATGTGCTCTTTCGTATAGACCCCGCACCTTTTCAAGATAAAGTGTCGTCGCTCGAAGGTCGCTTGGTGGCAGCTAACGCTGATCAAGAGCGAGCGCAAGAGCTTGTGCGCCGCAAAGTGGGTACTCAGCGTGATTTAGACCAAGCCAAAGCGCTTGTGTCTCAATTAGAAGGGGAGCTGGGTGTCGCGCGTTACAATCTCGAGCAATGTGTCGTACGTGCGCCTACTGACGGCTGGGTGACCCAGCAGTTTTTGCACCCCGGAATGATGGCTGTGCCGATGCCTTTACGACCGGTTATGGTATTTATTCACGATGAGCACTATCAGTATGTGGGCTGGTTTAGGCAAAACAGCACCTTACGTCTAAAACCTGGTTATGAAGCCGAAGTGGCTTTTGATGCCATTCCCGGTAGCGTCTTTAGCGCCAAGGTAAAAGCGGTGTTGCCAGTAATGGCTCAGGGTGAGTTACAGGCAGGTGGCCACCTGTTAAGTAGTGAGCGAGAAACCCACCCGGGTCGAGTGCCTGTGATCTTGGAAATTGATGATCCAGAGTTTATCGCTCTCTATGATCAAGTGCCCGGAGGCTCCTTTGGCCAGAGCGCCATCTACTCGGATCACTTTGAGCACCTGTCTGTTATTCGTAAAGTGCTATTGCGTATGAACGCTTGGATGAACTACTTGTTCCCTTTCCATTAA
- a CDS encoding vWA domain-containing protein yields MKLIRHSIYACFSCLFAFSVNAAPSANVVILMDASGSVGDEAFEDEKRYVAELASSYQLEQAQVGVIRYSTGAQVIHSLGDNQDRDALASKIAETEFVKGRTHTRTAVELAMDEFDMYSLDPNHKRILVLLTDGNPYPLETQGVCDLAGALNARSISTVAILVGPSINQGNLSCITEEGGLVLSNDFSQIGHDMSDGGHATFKPALLHDFDLDSLHNNDELLTDSDFDGLPDYIDSDDDGDGVLTLAEDSNADGNVLNDDSDRDGIADYLDSEVTPFAVDAVAGPDQYVLDRVTLSGYNSTVEAGFENAEFTWTIEQKCMSDMLCEPAFDVNGVVVDIELASQGEYIATLFIEDVNGVSHSDSLRIAAYGHAYTQEQVDAMIAAAIADYKANDPRLQRKKHKIERLKKRLHKKKTRQQVLESWVETLKSRIVALKQRLDIEKERRLILLERQAQN; encoded by the coding sequence GTGAAGTTAATTCGACATAGTATATATGCGTGTTTTTCGTGTTTGTTTGCATTTAGTGTCAATGCAGCACCTAGCGCCAATGTGGTCATTCTTATGGATGCATCAGGAAGCGTGGGTGATGAAGCCTTTGAAGATGAAAAGCGTTATGTGGCCGAGCTGGCATCTTCTTACCAGCTTGAGCAAGCACAAGTAGGGGTTATTCGATATTCAACCGGTGCGCAGGTGATTCACTCTCTTGGTGATAATCAAGATCGTGATGCTCTAGCTTCTAAAATTGCAGAGACCGAATTTGTGAAGGGGCGAACCCATACTCGTACAGCCGTTGAACTGGCGATGGATGAGTTTGACATGTACTCATTGGACCCAAATCATAAACGTATTTTAGTTCTCTTAACCGATGGCAATCCTTATCCGCTTGAGACACAAGGGGTCTGTGATTTAGCAGGTGCTTTAAATGCCCGTTCTATTAGTACTGTAGCGATTCTTGTTGGGCCAAGTATTAATCAAGGGAATCTGAGCTGTATTACGGAAGAGGGGGGACTTGTTTTGTCCAATGATTTCTCTCAAATAGGGCACGATATGTCAGATGGCGGTCATGCGACTTTTAAGCCAGCCTTACTGCACGATTTTGACCTAGATAGCTTACACAATAATGACGAGTTACTTACAGACAGCGATTTTGATGGTTTGCCAGATTATATAGACAGCGATGATGACGGTGATGGTGTTCTCACCTTAGCCGAAGATAGTAATGCCGATGGCAATGTTCTTAATGACGATAGTGACAGAGATGGTATTGCCGACTATTTAGATAGTGAAGTCACCCCGTTTGCTGTTGATGCTGTTGCAGGCCCGGATCAGTATGTTCTTGATCGAGTAACTTTAAGCGGCTACAACTCAACCGTTGAAGCTGGTTTTGAAAACGCTGAGTTTACATGGACCATCGAGCAAAAATGTATGTCTGACATGCTCTGTGAGCCCGCCTTTGATGTGAACGGTGTTGTTGTTGATATTGAGCTTGCCTCACAAGGTGAATATATTGCCACCTTGTTCATTGAAGATGTAAACGGTGTTAGTCATTCTGACAGCCTGCGTATTGCTGCTTATGGTCATGCTTATACTCAGGAGCAGGTTGATGCGATGATTGCTGCTGCGATTGCGGATTACAAAGCAAATGATCCACGCCTTCAGCGTAAAAAGCATAAAATTGAGCGTTTAAAGAAGCGTCTTCATAAGAAAAAGACACGTCAACAAGTGCTTGAGTCTTGGGTTGAAACACTCAAATCTAGAATAGTTGCTTTGAAGCAGCGCTTAGATATTGAAAAAGAGCGTCGTTTAATTTTACTTGAACGTCAAGCTCAGAATTAA